One window of the Vigna radiata var. radiata cultivar VC1973A chromosome 1, Vradiata_ver6, whole genome shotgun sequence genome contains the following:
- the LOC106772041 gene encoding sucrose transport protein SUC8: MEAPSPTKPIDPTKPSITTLSVEASQAEPSPLRKMFAVASIAAGIQFGWALQLSLLTPYVQLLGVPHAAASFIWLCGPISGLVVQPIVGYYSDRSTSRFGRRRPFILGGAVAVAIAVFLIGYAADIGYSAGDDITKKTRPRAVGVFVIGFWILDVANNMLQGPCRAFLADLAAGDQRKTRIANGFFSFFMAVGNVLGYAAGSFSALHKIFPFTETKACDVFCANLKSCFFFSILLLLFLATVALIYVKDKPVPPRAVQEDAQPSCFFQLFGALKELKRPMWMLMLVTAINWVGWFPYFLFDTDWMGREVYGGTVGEDAYAKGVRVGSLGLMINAVVLGFMSLAVEPLGRMVGGVKRLWGIVNFILAIGFGMTIVITKVAEHERHLNPAAVGHPSSGVTVGSMVFFAVLGVPLAITFSVPFALASIYSSASGAGQGLSLGVLNLAIVVPQMVVSALSGPWDALFGGGNLPAFMVGAAAAALSAIMAIVLLPTPKPADEAKAASMVGGGFH, encoded by the exons ATGGAGGCACCATCTCCGACCAAACCCATTGACCCAACAAAGCCTTCCATCACCACCCTCAGTGTGGAAGCCAGCCAGGCCGAGCCAAGCCCACTCAGAAAAATGTTTGCTGTGGCGTCCATAGCCGCGGGCATACAGTTCGGGTGGGCTCTTCAGCTTTCTCTGCTGACCCCTTACGTTCAGCTCTTAGGAGTTCCACATGCCGCAGCCTCCTTCATCTGGCTCTGCGGCCCCATCTCCGGACTTGTGGTGCAGCCCATTGTGGGCTACTACAGCGACAGAAGCACTTCTCGCTTCGGTCGCAGACGCCCCTTTATTCTCGGAGGTGCAGTGGCTGTCGCCATAGCTGTATTTCTTATCGGTTATGCAGCCGATATAGGGTACTCAGCTGGCGACGACATAACCAAAAAAACCCGACCTCGGGCCGTTGGAGTGTTCGTCATAGGATTTTGGATCCTAGATGTTGCAAACAACATGTTACAAGGTCCTTGCCGTGCCTTTCTAGCTGACTTAGCGGCAGGGGACCAGAGAAAAACCAGAATAGCAAATGGGTTTTTCTCGTTCTTCATGGCCGTCGGCAACGTCTTGGGATATGCAGCGGGGTCTTTTAGTGCTCTGCACAAGATTTTTCCCTTCACAGAGACTAAGGCGTGCGATGTTTTCTGTGCCAATCTGAaaagttgtttctttttctcGATCTTGTTACTGCTGTTCTTGGCCACGGTAGCTCTCATTTACGTAAAGGACAAGCCCGTGCCGCCACGGGCGGTGCAAGAGGATGCGCAGCCCTCGTGCTTCTTTCAGCTCTTCGGCGCGTTGAAGGAGCTGAAAAGACCCATGTGGATGCTCATGTTGGTGACAGCTATCAACTGGGTCGGGTGGTTCCCCTACTTCCTGTTCGACACCGACTGGATGGGTCGCGAGGTGTACGGCGGAACGGTGGGCGAGGACGCGTACGCGAAGGGGGTGCGCGTGGGGTCTCTGGGACTCATGATAAACGCCGTCGTTTTGGGATTCATGTCGCTGGCGGTTGAACCATTGGGGCGCATGGTTGGGGGAGTGAAGAGGCTGTGGGGCATCGTGAACTTCATTCTCGCGATTGGGTTCGGAATGACCATCGTTATAACCAAGGTGGCGGAGCACGAGCGCCACTTGAACCCCGCCGCAGTGGGCCACCCCTCCAGCGGCGTCACAGTTGGGTCCATGGTTTTCTTCGCCGTTCTCGGAGTTCCCCTTGCG ATTACTTTCAGTGTTCCTTTTGCTCTTGCATCAATATACTCCAGTGCTTCGGGAGCAGGGCAAG gtTTATCATTGGGAGTCCTGAATCTTGCAATTGTGGTACCACAG ATGGTGGTGTCTGCATTGAGTGGTCCTTGGGATGCTTTGTTTGGTGGTGGCAACTTGCCGGCTTTCATGGTAGGAGCGGCCGCGGCGGCGCTGAGCGCCATAATGGCGATTGTGTTGCTGCCAACTCCAAAACCAGCTGATGAGGCGAAGGCCGCAAGCATGGTTGGAGGGGGCTTTCACTAG